One segment of Haloplanus natans DSM 17983 DNA contains the following:
- a CDS encoding AsnC family transcriptional regulator, with the protein MRDLDETDLAILQALMNDARRPWADIAETVDLSPPAVSDRVDRLQELGVIRRFTLDVDRSKLREGVPVLVTVEPGRDAVDDCREAFRAAEAVEHLFTTAEGDVVCYARIPDGDVRRWLARTVDDGVVADYEVTLLTGGEWTPSVGGTGFALTCAECSNTVTSEGTTARIGGEIHQFCCPSCEAQFEARYERFEAGASADAERPDS; encoded by the coding sequence ATGCGCGACCTGGACGAGACGGACCTCGCGATCCTGCAGGCGTTGATGAACGACGCTCGTCGGCCGTGGGCCGACATCGCCGAGACGGTCGACCTCTCGCCGCCCGCGGTGTCGGACCGCGTCGACCGCCTCCAGGAACTGGGCGTGATCCGGCGGTTCACGCTGGACGTGGATCGCTCGAAGCTCCGAGAGGGCGTACCGGTGCTGGTGACGGTCGAACCCGGACGCGACGCCGTCGACGACTGCCGCGAGGCGTTTCGTGCGGCCGAGGCCGTCGAACATCTCTTCACCACCGCCGAGGGAGACGTGGTCTGTTACGCCCGAATCCCCGACGGCGACGTACGGCGCTGGCTCGCCCGCACCGTCGACGACGGCGTCGTCGCCGACTACGAGGTGACGCTTCTCACGGGCGGCGAGTGGACGCCGAGCGTCGGCGGCACCGGCTTCGCGCTGACGTGTGCCGAGTGCAGCAACACGGTGACGAGCGAGGGAACGACGGCCCGCATCGGCGGCGAGATACACCAGTTCTGCTGTCCGTCCTGCGAGGCGCAGTTCGAGGCGCGGTACGAGCGATTCGAAGCCGGCGCGTCGGCGGACGCCGAACGGCCGGATTCTTAA
- the aglJ gene encoding S-layer glycoprotein N-glycosyltransferase AglJ, with protein MAPSADVCILVPTLDEAETIGDVVADFSAAGFADILVVDGGSTDDTRSVARDAGARVVEQTGEGKGQAVREAVREHIDAEYVLMLDGDGTYSADDAEAMLDPLRSGEAEHVIGNRFADMRSGAMTALNRLGNRLINGAFSLIHGESFDDILSGYRAFTRESFERMHLTADGFGIETEMAVECAKRGISTRVVPITYYPRPAGSNTNLHPVRDGGIIFLELYRRAKTNNPLFYFGSLGTVSTATGFFIAVYVGIEWVTQRISHEVLAVVAGFAILVGVQLLMFGVLADLILSLHREQLRERE; from the coding sequence ATGGCTCCGTCCGCGGACGTCTGTATCCTCGTCCCCACCCTCGACGAAGCCGAGACCATCGGCGACGTGGTCGCGGACTTCAGCGCGGCCGGCTTCGCCGACATCCTCGTCGTCGATGGCGGCTCCACGGACGATACCCGGTCGGTCGCTCGCGACGCCGGGGCCCGCGTCGTCGAACAGACGGGTGAGGGCAAGGGACAGGCGGTCCGTGAAGCGGTCCGGGAACATATCGACGCCGAATACGTCCTCATGCTCGACGGCGACGGCACCTACAGCGCCGACGACGCCGAAGCGATGCTCGACCCCCTCCGTTCGGGCGAGGCGGAACACGTCATCGGGAACCGCTTCGCCGACATGCGCTCGGGGGCGATGACGGCGCTGAACCGCCTCGGTAACCGCCTCATCAACGGCGCTTTCAGCCTCATCCACGGCGAGTCGTTCGACGACATCCTCTCGGGCTACCGGGCGTTCACCCGCGAGTCGTTCGAGCGGATGCATCTCACGGCGGACGGCTTCGGCATCGAGACGGAGATGGCCGTCGAATGTGCGAAGCGCGGAATTTCGACGAGAGTCGTTCCCATCACGTACTACCCGCGCCCGGCGGGGTCGAACACCAACCTCCACCCAGTCCGCGACGGCGGGATCATCTTCCTCGAACTCTACCGCCGCGCGAAGACGAACAACCCCCTGTTTTATTTCGGGAGCCTGGGCACGGTGTCGACCGCGACGGGCTTTTTTATCGCCGTCTACGTCGGGATCGAGTGGGTGACACAGCGAATCTCCCACGAGGTGCTCGCCGTCGTCGCCGGCTTCGCCATTCTCGTCGGCGTTCAACTGCTGATGTTCGGGGTGCTCGCCGACCTGATCCTCTCCCTGCACCGCGAGCAGTTACGGGAACGGGAGTGA
- a CDS encoding MFS transporter, with translation MADSDVGVPWRSPRLYLLLATAAVAPLDVTVVGPALPAIADAFEVSSARSGLVITAFAAPGAVLAPVVGMYADRFGRRRVVVPCLLVYGVAGLAVTLATDLWQVLALRAVQGSVGGSILASLTLALVGDYYDGPQRNAVMGVVSAGISFSAAAGPVLGGVLAARSWDGPFYLYGTSVVVAAAVYWFLDPPPIGGATDREGSWSYLRDAAASLPAREALLVYGATFGGFVLFFGGVLTAVPFLLEGTYGLASGRVGALVTGATMPAAVVAVLNGRFARHLSNLGLIAAGFVGYAAGLVGVWATTSATGVLLTLGVFGVGHGLLLPSAASALSELAGPEFRGGVMSLRTSVVLGAQAVGPPLFTLPATRLDVGYELPLALGGVGAMLVAVGLVAAVGGRAGVVAATAGEP, from the coding sequence ATGGCGGACTCCGACGTCGGCGTCCCGTGGCGGTCGCCACGGCTGTATCTCCTCCTCGCGACGGCGGCGGTGGCGCCTCTCGACGTGACGGTCGTCGGCCCGGCGCTCCCCGCCATCGCCGACGCGTTCGAGGTGTCGAGCGCGCGGAGCGGGCTGGTAATTACCGCCTTCGCCGCACCGGGGGCGGTCCTCGCCCCGGTCGTCGGGATGTACGCCGACCGGTTCGGCCGGCGGCGGGTCGTGGTCCCGTGCCTGCTGGTCTACGGCGTCGCGGGGCTGGCGGTGACGCTCGCGACCGACCTCTGGCAGGTGCTCGCCCTCCGAGCGGTGCAGGGGAGCGTCGGGGGGAGCATCCTCGCCTCGCTGACGCTGGCGCTCGTCGGTGACTACTACGACGGCCCGCAGCGCAACGCGGTGATGGGCGTCGTCAGCGCGGGCATCTCCTTCAGCGCCGCGGCCGGGCCGGTGCTCGGGGGCGTCCTCGCCGCCCGGTCGTGGGACGGCCCCTTCTACCTCTACGGGACGAGCGTCGTCGTCGCCGCCGCGGTGTACTGGTTCCTCGATCCGCCGCCGATCGGTGGCGCGACCGACCGCGAGGGGTCGTGGTCGTACCTGCGGGACGCGGCGGCGTCGCTCCCGGCCCGAGAGGCCCTCCTCGTCTACGGGGCGACGTTCGGCGGCTTCGTCCTCTTTTTCGGTGGCGTTCTGACCGCCGTCCCCTTCCTGCTAGAGGGAACGTACGGACTGGCGTCGGGGCGGGTCGGCGCGCTCGTGACGGGGGCGACGATGCCCGCGGCGGTGGTGGCCGTCCTCAACGGTCGGTTCGCGCGCCACCTGTCGAACCTCGGGCTGATCGCGGCCGGGTTCGTCGGCTACGCCGCCGGCCTCGTCGGCGTGTGGGCTACCACCTCGGCGACGGGCGTGCTCCTCACCCTCGGGGTGTTCGGGGTCGGACACGGACTCCTCCTCCCCTCGGCGGCGTCGGCGCTGTCGGAACTCGCCGGGCCGGAGTTCCGCGGCGGCGTCATGAGCCTGCGGACGAGCGTCGTACTGGGCGCGCAGGCGGTCGGCCCGCCCCTGTTTACCCTGCCGGCGACCCGCCTCGATGTGGGGTACGAACTCCCCCTGGCGCTGGGTGGCGTCGGCGCGATGCTGGTCGCCGTGGGCCTCGTCGCCGCCGTCGGCGGGCGGGCGGGCGTCGTCGCCGCGACGGCGGGCGAGCCCTAA
- the purD gene encoding phosphoribosylamine--glycine ligase gives MSETVLLVGGGGREHAIARAVVPDADLYACASNRNPGIAELAAETRIVDETDAEGIVAFADDVGATLAVVGPESALAAGVADALDDAGVYTFGPSAEAARIETDKAYQRRFMREHGIPGCPDFETFEDMDAACDYIDAYDGDLAVKPAGLTGGKGVRVTGDQVTKAEAKAYLRDADYDRVVLEERLIGEEFTVQAFVASEERRSSGRIRTTPAVQDHKRAYEGDEGPNTGGMGSYSDAGSTLPFMNPGDYDEAVEVLESTVDALPDYKGVLYGQFMLTADGVRVVEFNARFGDPEAMNTLPVLETPFCDVLTAARDGDPLPELDFDSQATVCKYAVPAGYPTDPEAGARIEVDEASVARAATDDGDALLFYASVDAREDGLYTTTSRAFAVVGLAETITDAEVIAEDALAAAGEGLRIRHDIGTPDLVQRRIDHVAQLRD, from the coding sequence ATGTCAGAGACAGTGCTCCTCGTCGGCGGCGGCGGGCGGGAACACGCCATCGCCCGCGCCGTTGTACCCGACGCCGACCTGTACGCCTGTGCGAGCAACCGCAACCCCGGCATCGCCGAACTCGCCGCGGAGACACGGATCGTCGACGAGACGGACGCCGAGGGGATCGTCGCGTTCGCGGACGACGTGGGCGCCACCCTCGCCGTAGTCGGGCCGGAGTCGGCGCTCGCGGCGGGTGTCGCCGACGCCCTCGACGACGCCGGCGTCTACACATTCGGCCCGTCGGCCGAGGCGGCCCGCATCGAGACGGACAAGGCGTACCAGCGCCGGTTCATGCGGGAGCACGGGATTCCGGGCTGTCCCGACTTCGAGACGTTCGAGGATATGGACGCCGCCTGCGACTACATCGACGCGTACGACGGCGACCTGGCGGTCAAACCCGCCGGTCTGACCGGCGGGAAGGGCGTCCGCGTCACCGGCGACCAGGTGACGAAAGCGGAGGCCAAGGCGTATCTCCGCGACGCCGACTACGACCGCGTCGTCCTCGAGGAGCGACTGATCGGCGAGGAGTTCACCGTGCAGGCGTTCGTGGCGAGCGAGGAGCGACGCTCCTCGGGGCGGATTCGGACGACGCCCGCAGTGCAGGACCACAAACGCGCCTACGAGGGCGACGAGGGGCCTAACACGGGCGGGATGGGGAGTTACAGCGACGCCGGGTCGACCCTGCCGTTCATGAACCCGGGCGATTACGACGAGGCCGTCGAAGTGCTGGAGTCGACCGTCGACGCCCTCCCGGACTACAAGGGCGTCCTGTACGGCCAGTTCATGCTCACCGCCGACGGGGTGCGGGTGGTGGAGTTCAACGCCCGCTTCGGCGACCCCGAGGCGATGAACACCCTTCCCGTCCTCGAGACGCCGTTTTGTGACGTGCTGACGGCGGCGCGGGACGGCGACCCCCTTCCCGAACTCGACTTCGACTCGCAGGCGACGGTCTGTAAGTACGCGGTGCCGGCGGGCTACCCGACCGACCCCGAGGCCGGCGCACGGATCGAGGTGGACGAGGCGAGCGTCGCGCGGGCGGCGACCGACGACGGCGACGCTCTCCTCTTTTACGCGAGCGTCGACGCCCGCGAGGACGGCCTCTACACTACTACCTCGCGGGCTTTCGCCGTCGTCGGTCTCGCGGAGACGATCACGGACGCGGAGGTCATCGCGGAGGACGCGCTGGCGGCGGCGGGCGAGGGACTTCGGATCAGACACGACATCGGGACGCCCGACCTGGTGCAGCGACGGATCGACCACGTGGCGCAGTTGCGGGACTGA
- a CDS encoding NAD-dependent epimerase/dehydratase family protein, which produces MEVLITGAPGWLGTELVRRLDDSEHTIRCLTLAGVDTSELDPYDVETYPGDIRQLDTIVDAFDDSVDIVFHCAGIIHPSSLFGADQFFKINANGTLNMLKAARKHDIDHFVYVSSNAAQGFNDSPNELMTEEMPCQPESNYGESKYMAEQHVRRYNQEYGLDFTIVRPCWYYGPRQPERMNRLMRMIEGGKPIVFGNGMNLRSMTYVPSLVDALVSVMERPSVSTGETYWIADERPYTTNYIYRTIADLLGVSENLQPIYVPTPISRIMEIADVTLGNLGIYEQNVHVAGEMSRNIACDPSKAISDLDWEPPTDLVEGMRAGVQWAREHDAI; this is translated from the coding sequence ATGGAAGTCCTCATCACGGGTGCCCCTGGATGGCTGGGGACCGAACTCGTCCGGCGGCTCGACGACTCGGAACACACCATTCGCTGTCTCACGTTAGCCGGCGTCGATACGTCCGAACTTGATCCGTACGACGTAGAGACGTATCCGGGAGACATCCGACAGCTGGACACCATTGTCGACGCGTTCGACGACTCTGTCGATATCGTGTTCCACTGTGCTGGGATCATTCACCCGTCCAGTCTGTTTGGTGCCGACCAGTTTTTCAAGATCAACGCCAACGGCACGCTGAACATGCTGAAGGCAGCACGAAAGCATGACATCGACCATTTCGTCTACGTCTCCTCGAACGCCGCTCAAGGATTCAACGACTCGCCGAACGAACTCATGACCGAGGAGATGCCGTGTCAGCCGGAGAGCAACTACGGGGAGTCGAAGTACATGGCTGAACAGCACGTCCGTCGGTACAACCAAGAGTACGGACTCGATTTCACCATCGTGCGGCCATGTTGGTACTACGGCCCCCGACAGCCCGAACGCATGAATAGACTGATGCGGATGATTGAGGGTGGGAAACCGATCGTGTTTGGCAACGGAATGAACCTCCGGAGCATGACGTACGTCCCGAGCCTGGTCGATGCCCTAGTTTCCGTGATGGAGCGGCCGTCGGTGTCAACCGGTGAGACGTACTGGATCGCCGACGAACGACCCTACACAACGAACTACATCTATCGGACCATCGCGGATCTCCTCGGAGTCTCCGAGAATCTCCAGCCGATCTACGTCCCCACACCCATTTCCCGGATCATGGAGATTGCCGATGTCACTCTCGGCAATCTCGGTATCTACGAACAGAATGTCCATGTCGCCGGCGAAATGTCGAGAAATATCGCCTGTGACCCCTCGAAGGCGATTTCCGACCTCGACTGGGAGCCCCCGACCGACCTCGTCGAAGGGATGCGAGCCGGCGTCCAATGGGCGCGGGAACACGACGCTATCTGA